Within the Candidatus Culexarchaeum yellowstonense genome, the region CCAGATATAATACATAAAAGCGACGTAGGAGGAGTAATAGTAAACATAAAGAATGAAGAAGAAGCAAAAAATGCATATAAAAAGATAATGGAGAATGTTGCAAAAAACAAGCCAGACGCAAAAATAATAGGCATATTTGTGCAAGAAATGGCCCCAACAGGATTAGAGGTAATAGTGGGCGCAATAAAAGACCCCCAATTTGGACACACAATAATGTTCGGACTTGGCGGAATATTCGTTGAAATATTAAAAGACGTAACCTTCAGAATAGCCCCACTAACCATTGAAGACGCCATGGAAATGATAAGAGAAATAAAGGGATACCCACTACTAAAGGGTTATAGAGGACAACCCCCAGCCGATGAAAACGCAATAATAGATACAATAATGAAAACATCAAAACTACTAACAGACTTCCCACAAATAAGCCAATTAGACCTAAACCCAATATTCGTATACGAGAGAGGAGCAAAAATAGTGGATGCGAGGATAATACTAGAATGACCAACGAAGAAGACATACTAAATGAAATAAGCAAACTAAGAGAAACATATAAGCAGTTAGAGGAAGAAAGGGGGAAACTATTAGAGGAAAAAAGGAGGATAAAAGAGGAAATAGATAACCTAAACAAAAAGATAAGCGAAGAATACAAAGCAATTGAAGAGATTAATCGAAAAATATCGGAAAAAATAGAAGACAAGAAGAAACTAATACAATCGTTGAAGGAAAAGAGTAAAGAAATAATGGATCTAAGCAAAAAAAGAGAAGAAATAATGGAACAAATTAGAGGGAACTACTTGAAAACAAATAAAGATGAAATAGAGATAAAGAGGGAAATAGAGGAATTAGAATGGAGACAGCAAACAACAATAATGTCAAAAGAGGAGGAGGAAATGATAATAAAGAGAATTGCAGAGCTAAGTAGACTATTAAAAAACATTGAAAAAACTAAGAAGGCAAAGGAAGAATACACTGAGATAAAGAAGAAGATAAGAGAAAAAGTAATGGAAAAGGAAGACATAAAAAGAAAGGTGGATGAGATAAGTAAAGAGATAAGCGAAATAATAAAGGAGAAGGAGGAAAAAAGGGCGGAAATTAACAAGATAAAGGAGGAAAAACAA harbors:
- a CDS encoding acetate--CoA ligase family protein; the protein is MDAAKIIENALNEGRKYLMEHEAKSICQQYGMSVTRFKVAKDLNEALKYAKEIGYPVVFKIVSPDIIHKSDVGGVIVNIKNEEEAKNAYKKIMENVAKNKPDAKIIGIFVQEMAPTGLEVIVGAIKDPQFGHTIMFGLGGIFVEILKDVTFRIAPLTIEDAMEMIREIKGYPLLKGYRGQPPADENAIIDTIMKTSKLLTDFPQISQLDLNPIFVYERGAKIVDARIILE